One Nostoc sp. CENA543 genomic window, ATACGCTCTGTAGGAGCAGGATATTCTTCTTGATAAAGATGGATTAAATTTAAAATCTCTTGAGTATATTCATGGGCATGGGCAAGATTACCGTAAATAAAATTTACAGGATTATTAATTTCGTGAGCAATGCCAGCAATCATCTGTCCTAAACTAGACATTTTCTCACTTTGAATGAGTTGTAGCTGCATTTGTTGTAAATCAGTATAGGCTTGACTGACTTCTGCTACCTTCTTCTCTAATAAAAGATTTTTCTGCTCTAGTTGGTTAGATAAATTGTGCAACTTTAAATGAAGTTTAACCCTTGATAATACCTCTTCTTGCTGAAAGGGTTTTGTAATATAGTCTACTGCACCAACTTCAAAGCCTTGAACTTTGTTTTTGGTATCCGATAGAGCCGTCATAAAGATGACTGGAATATTCTGTGTATCTGGATTCGATTTTAATTTTTGACAAGTTTCAAATCCATCCATTTCTGGCATCATCACATCTAATAAAATTAAATCTGGTAGAGCATATTTGACCCTTTCTAATGCTACAATGCCAGATTTTGCTACTAAAACTTCTAAACCTGATTGGTCAAGAGCATCGGATAAAACACCCAAATTAGCAGGATTATCATCAACAACTAAAACAGTTGGAGGTTGCACAACGGTAAAACTCATATTATTAATCCAGATTGATAGTTAAAGTTGATTTTGTAATATTTGGTAGCGTAAATTCTTACTGGGAAGATTGAATTAGAGATAATATTTCCTGGTCTTGAAAGTTCTTGGCTAATTGTTGTAATTTCTTGGCGAAGGGGATATATTTTTGATCAGTTTCTTCCAGTAAGACTGCTTGTTTGATGATGCCCTTGAAATTACCTTTCATTACTAACTCATATATGGTTGCTATTTCTGCTGCGGGTGGTGCGATTAATTCAAGGGTTTCTGTTGATTGATTGATGATCTCTGGCTGTTCGTAAATCCATTCTAGGTTGAGGTATTTTCGGATTTTTTGGAATAAATCAATAGCTTGTATGGGTTTGGGTAGGAAGTCATTTCCTCCTACTTCTAAACTTCGATGTTGATCGCTTTCAAATACGCTGGCTGATGAGACGATAATAATAATGTCTTTAAAGGCTTCTGACTGGCGAATACGCTGAATCAGTAAAAATCCATCTAGTTCTGGCATTAATAAATCCGTGATGACGAGATCAGGTTGAAATTCTAAGGTTTTTTGCCAACCGTCTTCTCCGTTAACTGCTTCTTTGATTTCAAAGCCGATGGGACTGAGTAAATTAGCTAGTACCGAGCGATTAGCCCATTTATCATCAACGATGAGAATCTTAGGTTGATAGCCTTTGATACCAATAATTTGTCCGTAATCATCGGTTTGTGAAGTTTTTACCCATTCCTCGGCTGTAGGTAATTCCACATCGAACCAAAAAATACTGCCAATACCTGCTGCACTTCGGACTTTAATCTCGCTACCCATAAATTCGACGATTTTTTGGCTAATTGCCAAGCCTAAGCCAGTACCTTCGGTTTGTCGGCGGTTGTCTCCGGCTTGCTCGAAGGGTTGAAAAATTGCTTGTAGTTTGTCTTGGGGAATACCAGTACCGGTGTCACGGACTTCAAAGCGAATTTTACTGGGACTGGCATAGCTAACGGTAAAATT contains:
- a CDS encoding response regulator: MSFTVVQPPTVLVVDDNPANLGVLSDALDQSGLEVLVAKSGIVALERVKYALPDLILLDVMMPEMDGFETCQKLKSNPDTQNIPVIFMTALSDTKNKVQGFEVGAVDYITKPFQQEEVLSRVKLHLKLHNLSNQLEQKNLLLEKKVAEVSQAYTDLQQMQLQLIQSEKMSSLGQMIAGIAHEINNPVNFIYGNLAHAHEYTQEILNLIHLYQEEYPAPTERIQAVLNEIDIEFIEHDLLKLIKSMNLGAKRISEIVKSTRIFSRLDEANMKEVNIHDGIDSTLTILNHRLKPKPEHPAIEVIKNYSELPLVECYAGQLNQVFMNILANAIDAIDEYNQQRTFTEIQQHPSQITISTNMINDEWVSIQIANNGTAIDEKVKAKLFDPFFTTKPIGKGTGLGLSISYQIVVERHGGCLYCKSIPGQETVFVIEIPLRQRISQAA